Below is a genomic region from Desulfobacter sp..
TGATAAAAAAGGAAAGGTGTCCAAGGATTTTTTGCGCAGGGCGGTTCATATCTCTCATCTGGAGTGTAATGTCTGCCGAAGATGTTCCATGTATTGCCCCTTTGGTATTGATATTGCCTATATGATGCTTTTGGTTCGAAGGATCTGCCACAAGCTTGAGATCACCCCCCAGTATATTCAGGATACGGTCAACTCCCATTCGGTCACCCTTAACCAGATGTGGGTCAAGGAAGACGAGTGGATAGACACGCTTCAATGGCAGGAAGAAGATGCCAGGGAAGAGTTTGAAGATTTACGGATTCCCCTGGACAAAGAGGGGGCGGACATTATGTATTCCGTGATTGCCCCTGAACCCAAATTTCAGGCAGGACTCATTTACCAGGCCGCCGTAATGATGCATGCGGCAGGCATGAACTGGACCATGCCGTCCATGCCGGGGTGGGACAATTCAAATATGGCCATGTACACCGGAGACAATGAGATTTCAGGCCGGATTGCCCGGACCTTTTATGAGGCCGCCGCCAACCTCAAGGTCAAGCGGATTGTCATGGGAGAGTGCGGCCATGCCTTCAGGTCTATTTATGATGTGGGCAACCGCTGGGTCTCCTGGGCCATGCCGCCTTTTGAGGTGGTTCATGCCCTGGAGTTTTACCATGAACTGCTCACCCAGGGCCGGATTACCATAAAAGAAAACTATACCAAAAAAGTCACCCTTCATGATCCTTGCAATGTGTCCAGGGGAAGGGGGCTCCATGACAAGGCAAGGGAAGTGGTCAACATGATTTGTACCGATTTTGTGGATATGGTTCCCAACCGTGAACACAATTATTGTTGCGGTGCCGGCGGCGGGGTGATCAACTGCGGCCCTCCCTACAAAGGAGAACGGATGGTCAACAACCGGGTCAAGGCTGAACAGCTTAAGGCCACAGGGGCCGAGGTCTTGATCGCGCCCTGTCATAACTGCCATTCAGGGCTTGAAGATATTGTCCACCACTATGAACTGGATATGGAAGTTAAATTTTTAGGTGATATTATTTTTGAAACCATGGAAAAGAAAGTCTATAAACAGGGAGAATAAGATGAAACTTCAGAGTCTGATAATTGTTTTTATCCTGCTCACCCTGGGTGCTTGGGGGGCAATGGCAAGTGATAACGGGGAAGAAAGCCGTATGGATGTCTCGGCTTTTGAAAATCCCCAACGGCCAGCGGCCCTGTTTGATCATGACACCCATAATGAAAACGCGGAACTGGAAGACTGTGCCATATGTCATCATGTCTGGGAAAACGGGCAGGTGGTGGAAGATGAGTCCAGCGAGGACAGCCCTTGTTCAGAATGCCATGGGTTGGTGCCCGGGCCTGAAAATGCCATGTCTCTTTCCAATGCATTTCATACCCAGTGCCGAACCTGTCATATTGATACGGGAAAAGGCCCTCTCCTTTGCGGCCAGTGTCACAAGAAACAATAAAGGAGGTTAGTATGAGCCAGAAGAAAATAATGATCGTGGATGATGATCCGTCCATCACCCGGTACCTGGATGCCTTGTTCCAGGACAATGGATACACGACCTGTGTTGCAGATGACGGCAAAGTTGCCATGGATCTGTACCAGGCTCAAAATCCTGATTTGATCACCCTGGACCTGGAGATGCCTGAAGAATGGGGACCCCGGTTTTTCAGGAAGCTGTCCAAGATTAAAGGGTTTTCCACCCCTGTGATTGTGATTTCAGGGTTGTCCGGCCGTAAATATTCCATTCCCAAAGCCCAGGGTTTTTTTGCCAAACCCTTTGACAAGGACGAGTTGCTCAAAAAGGTTGGGCAGATTTTAGCAGAGTAAAACAAGACCGACACAAATTCCCCCGCCATTCTATGAATGGCCGGGGAACCCACTATCCCCATTGGTCCGCCTTGAAAAACAGCGTTGGGTGAAATCAGGCGGTTTAAAGGGTGTGGTTTTCTTTGTTGGGGTCTTCTTGGCATGGCAGACCAGATTCAGGCTGCGGACATTGAAAACCCTTTTGTAGAGTCCTTCGTAAAATTCCCCCAGAAAAAAACCTGATATTACATGTCCGCGTTCGGTTTTAGCCTGGAAATCAAGGGCTTAAATTTACATTTTAAAGCGTGGTGACAATCAGGATAATTTTTGATTGAGTTGACATCCTTTTCGTTGATATGAGATAAAAACAAAATTCATTATTGTATCGTTGGTAAGTGTTCTTTTTATTTAATTGATGAAAGGTGAAAAAATGAATAAAATTGCTGCGCTTCTTATGGTTCTGTTCCTTGCCGTCTGTATTTCAAACACCTGGGCAAATTCGTACAAAGGCTGCTATCGAGACTCGGCCTCAAGGGATCTAAACGGGTATACCTTTAATAGCAACAATATGACAACCCAAGGTTGTATGGATGTATGCAAAGCCAAGGGCTTTAGGTATGCGGCGACCCAATATGTCTCCCATTGTTTCTGCAGCAATACCTATGGCAAATACGGGCCCTCCCAGGGATGCAATATGAAGTGCTCGGGCAATGCTGCTGAAATCTGCGGGGGAGGCTGGGCCAACAGTGTCTATGAATTGGCCTCTTTTTCATCTCCAGCAAAAGGTAAGAAAACTTCAGCCGGCGCAAAGGAGATAAAAATTTTTTCAAACAACAATATCGCGACAGTGTACAATCTTAGAACCACTCATTTTACTTTGACACAGCCCATGATTATTACCCGGATTGCCACCTACCATTGGAATGACGGGAAAGGAACCAAGGCGCCGGGCAAAATTGGGATTCGCGGGATAGGGGCCTGGCAGGCAAAAGGATCGCCCGGAATGCACAATACCCGCAATGCATACTGGACGGTGTCCCCGAACCTAAAGCTGGCAGCCGGAACCTATGCGATAACAGACTCCGATCCGGCCACCTGGTCACAGAACGCTAAATCCCAAGGCTTGGGTATTGTGGACGTTTTTGGCCGACCGGTTTCAAAATAATTTTAATAAAATAAGAAGACTTTGCTAAATGGTATGGTGGATAGGGCAACCATTCACATGGTCCTAGCGGGTTTTTAATTTTTAAAACCAGCTAAAGGTCTTATCCCCCATATTTCACGAATTGATTTTGCTTTAGCTGCAAGGCGTTAGGCCGTGAAGCCGTTGAAACTCTACTGCGAACGGTCTGCAATGACGCAGATGAGGTAAAATCGGTTCGCCTGAAGGGTGATAATTTGAAAAAGTGTTGGATTAACCCATTATTTTGCTTTAATAAAGGAATGAATGCATTTTGCATTTCTATATTGATTATTTTTTTGTCTACTAATCTTTGGGCTGAAGAAATTGTTGTTGCTATCGCAGATTGGCCGCCATATGAATATTTTGATGACCAGGGCCAGGCAAATGGTGTAAATGTGCTAACGGTTAAAGGTTCTGCAAATCTAATTGGATTAAAAGTTAAATTCAAATCATATCCCTGGACCCGTTGTTTGGAATATGTAAAAGAAGGTTCTGTTGATTCGATATTGTCTCTTTATCGAACTGTCGATCGAGAAAAGTTCCTCTATTTTGTAAGTGAATATTTAGGAACGGATCATAATGTCTTGTTTACTCACCATGAACGTGCATATGCTTTTAATGGCGATTTAAAATCGCTTGCTGGTGAAACCATTATTGTTGCCCGAAATAATTTTTATGGAAATGATTTTGAAAACGCAAATTTTATAAAAAAATATGAAGCCAACAACACGTCTCAGATTATTGAAATGATAGTACATGGCCGACATCCATTGGGTATAAGTAGCCGACTTCCACTTATTCATGTGGCAAAAAAAATGAAGCTGAGTGAAAAGATAAAAATTTTATTACCGCCTGTTAGCTCTGACCCCTATATCTGGGTTTCACAAAAGCCAAAGGTAAAAAGTATAAAGATATTGCAGACCAAATGGCCCGTGCTATAAAAAAATTTAAAAGCAGTGAAAAATATAATAAAATTATGGCAAGGCATCATTTTTAATTTTGAGTGAACACTGTAACAATTAAAGAAATCAAAAAACCGGGTAATTTTTCTTATCGTTCGGTGAGAGTCTTTTTTCAAAACCCCAGCATGGTGGTGTCACATTAAAAAATACATTTAGTACAGGATAAAAATGATATCTGGCAAATTACCAAAATAGATTCATGATTTCTGGTACAGACCGAAAAAATCAGAAAAATAAAATGAAATTTTTTGTGCTCTGGTTAGATGATATCAACTCAATTTTGATAGGATTATTTTTTTTTCAAGTGCTTACCCCACGTTTTAGGCTGAATTTATAAGGTGTTGCTATAAAATCCAACCCTTTGTGCAACCCTGGGATAATTTCTGATTTGACATCAAAAACAACTGCCATTATCATAGAAGGCATTCCAAAGCTTAAATTCACAGGGAGGGATGATAAATGGTAAAAAAAATGACCATTTTAGATGCCGTGGATGCCTTTGAGCTTTACGATTGTTTCAATGAAATGCTTGAACCCCTTGAAATTGATTTTTATACCCACTCTCAAATGGAAACAGATCTTCGGGATCTGATTGAAGAACACGATGATACTTATGAATTCACGCCGGATGAAAATGGATCGTATGCACAGAGCTTGGAACGGAATCTCAAAGAAGCACTGACCTTTATTTTTGAGGCCCATGGGGTAGAGCATCTGTTTGAAGACGACTTTTTGGATGAAGCCATGGATGATGACGAAATTGAGGGCATTTACGATGACGGACTTGAAGTCCATTACATGGACGAGACGGATGATGAAAATGAGCTCAGCGAGGATGACCCCCTTTTTTAACTGATCCGGGAAGAAAAATGAAAATTGAACAGTTTAGATATT
It encodes:
- a CDS encoding (Fe-S)-binding protein, translated to MQEPSAMETKKMEKNTDPAVEGGLERLTQEKITKTINEVLEKETGIRLKTYVETCMRCGLCSDACSYFLSNDRDPSYSPAAKVKQTIWEMIDKKGKVSKDFLRRAVHISHLECNVCRRCSMYCPFGIDIAYMMLLVRRICHKLEITPQYIQDTVNSHSVTLNQMWVKEDEWIDTLQWQEEDAREEFEDLRIPLDKEGADIMYSVIAPEPKFQAGLIYQAAVMMHAAGMNWTMPSMPGWDNSNMAMYTGDNEISGRIARTFYEAAANLKVKRIVMGECGHAFRSIYDVGNRWVSWAMPPFEVVHALEFYHELLTQGRITIKENYTKKVTLHDPCNVSRGRGLHDKAREVVNMICTDFVDMVPNREHNYCCGAGGGVINCGPPYKGERMVNNRVKAEQLKATGAEVLIAPCHNCHSGLEDIVHHYELDMEVKFLGDIIFETMEKKVYKQGE
- a CDS encoding cytochrome c3 family protein, encoding MNRENKMKLQSLIIVFILLTLGAWGAMASDNGEESRMDVSAFENPQRPAALFDHDTHNENAELEDCAICHHVWENGQVVEDESSEDSPCSECHGLVPGPENAMSLSNAFHTQCRTCHIDTGKGPLLCGQCHKKQ
- a CDS encoding response regulator is translated as MSQKKIMIVDDDPSITRYLDALFQDNGYTTCVADDGKVAMDLYQAQNPDLITLDLEMPEEWGPRFFRKLSKIKGFSTPVIVISGLSGRKYSIPKAQGFFAKPFDKDELLKKVGQILAE
- a CDS encoding transporter substrate-binding domain-containing protein → MKKCWINPLFCFNKGMNAFCISILIIFLSTNLWAEEIVVAIADWPPYEYFDDQGQANGVNVLTVKGSANLIGLKVKFKSYPWTRCLEYVKEGSVDSILSLYRTVDREKFLYFVSEYLGTDHNVLFTHHERAYAFNGDLKSLAGETIIVARNNFYGNDFENANFIKKYEANNTSQIIEMIVHGRHPLGISSRLPLIHVAKKMKLSEKIKILLPPVSSDPYIWVSQKPKVKSIKILQTKWPVL